From Polyodon spathula isolate WHYD16114869_AA chromosome 24, ASM1765450v1, whole genome shotgun sequence, one genomic window encodes:
- the bcam gene encoding basal cell adhesion molecule: MEGKLARLLCVLVVAAAALQAGQAVVQVSVPQEVDAELGKSVSIPCTYSSGSKTSNVIVEWFITERGGDRQRVAYRSSSDSGTDKNTELSGRVSVDQDSSLSLSAVEIGDERDFHCQITAGPAGSGEGSAHLRVYSAPQTPEVSPQTKIISVTDLSVSEVSTCTSKNGNPAPKIIWYKDSTPLPEVTESNDNMYMVPRVVKESSGLYTVTNTLYFKTSKEDKDSEFHCQVEYNMPGGRMETKASPKFNLSLHYYTEEVTFAVVTPKKVKEGDDVILKCKADGFPEPEYELTKIQSDGSIVEKGTFSGTFTLRSVTRDDGGKYRCEALDFDSPAEVKLKKEVTLLVHYLDPVTVSPSSSVSVPLGGSLELGCTTTGSKTPSFMWKKGSQVVSQSTPLVLKEVSFDAAGSYSCVASVPGVSGLVKEANVTVTVTGKVQIVHLPYSGQVSKEGELLTLSCTAQGHPEPQISWTPAGLEAISSVTGNKVTSTVTLPVTPMLVDSGVTCEASNEHGSSSKKFKVTIYKETPTVTPPVDTEVDPIHKTANRQEQGGSSAAVIAVVVCVLLLLILVGFLYFLQKKGKLPCGRQGKEDIVNTEPNADEIVVEMKSGKPNEEAGLLDSSGRQRPMRDQ; encoded by the exons ccggGCAGGCCGTGGTCCAGGTCTCTGTCCCTCAGGAGGTGGACGCAGAGCTGGGGAAGTCTGTCAGCATCCCCTGCACCTACTCCTCAGGCAGCAAGACAAGCAACGTGATCGTGGAGTGGTTCATC acggAGCGCGGGGGGGACAGACAGCGCGTTGCCTATCGCAGCTCCTCGGACTCCGGCACAGATAAGAACACAGAGCTGTCAGGCCGGGTCAGTGTGGACCaggactcctctctctctctcagcgctGTGGAGATCGGGGATGAGAGAGACTTTCACTGCCAGATCACTGCGGGACCGGCGGGGAGCGGAGAGGGCAGCGCACACCTGCGAGTTTACT CTGCCCCACAGACCCCTGAAGTCAGCCCCCAAACCAAGATCATCTCAGTGACTGACCTTTCAGTGTCAGAG GTCAGCACTTGCACCAGCAAGAATGGAAACCCCGCCCCCAAAATCATCTGGTACAAAGACTCCACCCCCCTTCCTGAGGTCACAGAGAGCAACGACA ATATGTACATGGTGCCTCGTGTAGTGAAGGAATCGTCTGGTCTCTACACCGTCACCAACACACTGTACTTCAAAACCAGTAAGGAGGACAAAGACTCCGAGTTTCACTGCCAGGTGGAGTACAACATGCCAGGGGGTAGGATGGAAACCAAGGCCTCCCCCAAATTCAACCTGTCCCTGCACT attACACGGAGGAAGTGACCTTTGCTGTGGTGACCCCGAAAAAGGTGAAGGAGGGCGATGATGTCATTCTGAAGTGTAAGGCAGACGGTTTCCCTGAACCAGAGTACGAGTTAACAAAGATTCAg TCGGACGGCAGCATTGTGGAAAAGGGCACCTTCTCCGGAACGTTCACCCTCCGCTCGGTAACCCGCGACGACGGGGGCAAGTACCGCTGCGAGGCGCTGGATTTCGATTCGCCCGCAGAGGTCAAACTGAAGAAGGAAGTCACTCTGTTAGTCCACT ATCTGGACCCGGTCACTGTGTCTCCCTCCAGCTCCGTCTCAGTTCCTCTAGGGGGCAGTTTGGAGCTGGGCTGCACCACCACTGGCTCGAAGACACCCTCTTTCATGTGGAAGAAG ggctcccaggtggtctcccagtCTACTCCGCTAGTCCTGAAGGAGGTCTCGTTCGATGCAGCAGGCAGCTACAGCTGTGTGGCCAGCGTGCCCGGCGTCTCTGGACTGGTCAAGGAGGCCAACGTCACCGTCACTGTTACTG GAAAAGTCCAGATCGTTCACCTGCCCTACAGCGGCCAGGTATCAAAAGAAGGGGAGCTCCTCACTCTGTCCTGCACGGCTCAGGGTCACCCCGAACCCCAAATCTCATGGACCCCCGCTGGACTGGAG gcTATCAGCTCAGTGACAGGGAACAAAGTGACCAGCACCGTGACCCTGCCAGTGACCCCCATGCTGGTGGACAGCGGGGTCACCTGCGAGGCCAGCAACGAGCACGGCTCAAGCAGCAAGAAGTTCAAAGTGACGATCTACAAAG aaactCCAACAGTCACTCCTCCTGTAGATACTGAAG TGGACCCCATACACAAGACAG cgaaTCGTCAGGAGCAGGGAGGCAGCAGCGCGGCAGTCATCGCAGTCGTGGTCTGTGTCCTGTTGCTCCTCATTCTCGTCGGCTTCCTCTACTTCCTTCAGAAGAAGGGCAAGCTGCCCTGCGGCCGGCAGGGGAAGGAAGACAT tgtgaacaCAGAGCCTAACGCAGACGAGATAGTTGTGGAGATGAAGTCTGGCAAACCCAACGAGGAGGCGGGACTTCTGGACTCCAGCGGGCGCCAGAGGCCAATGCGAGATCAG